The proteins below come from a single Agromyces flavus genomic window:
- a CDS encoding Nif3-like dinuclear metal center hexameric protein, whose product MPVLLADLLATVERLWPVAGAEAWDAPGLVTGDPRREIGRVLLAVDAVAATVDEAVDAGADVLVTHHPLLLRGVTSIAEDRYKGALLARLIRADCALVAAHTNADVVETGTSAALAERIGIVDAVPIVPSAADPGRGLGRAGRFPEPTTLGRLARRLAEILPATASGVRAAGGYDDPIETVAVCGGAGDSLLSHPLVQAADVYITADLRHHPASEAREQAVLGGGPALVDVSHWASEWLWLDSAAAELRTAHPELEVVVSDLRTDPWDFQVLQ is encoded by the coding sequence GTGCCCGTCCTCCTCGCCGACCTCCTCGCGACCGTGGAGCGCCTGTGGCCGGTCGCCGGCGCCGAGGCGTGGGACGCCCCGGGACTCGTGACCGGTGATCCGCGCCGGGAGATCGGCCGGGTGCTCCTCGCCGTCGACGCAGTCGCCGCCACCGTCGACGAGGCGGTCGATGCCGGCGCCGACGTGCTCGTGACGCATCACCCGCTACTCCTGCGCGGCGTGACCTCGATCGCCGAGGACCGCTACAAGGGGGCGCTCCTCGCGCGCCTGATCCGCGCCGACTGCGCGCTCGTCGCCGCGCACACCAACGCCGACGTCGTCGAGACCGGCACGTCGGCCGCCCTCGCCGAGCGGATCGGGATCGTCGATGCCGTGCCCATCGTACCGAGCGCCGCAGACCCCGGCCGCGGGCTCGGTCGCGCCGGGCGGTTCCCCGAACCCACGACGCTCGGCCGTCTCGCGCGCCGCCTCGCCGAGATCCTCCCCGCCACGGCGAGCGGCGTCCGTGCCGCAGGCGGCTACGACGATCCGATCGAGACGGTCGCCGTCTGCGGCGGCGCCGGCGACTCGCTGCTCTCGCATCCGCTCGTGCAGGCCGCTGACGTCTACATCACCGCCGACCTGCGCCACCATCCCGCCTCCGAGGCGCGCGAGCAGGCGGTGCTCGGCGGCGGGCCCGCGCTCGTCGACGTCTCGCACTGGGCGAGCGAGTGGCTGTGGCTGGATTCCGCGGCCGCCGAGCTGCGCACCGCCCACCCCGAGCTCGAGGTCGTCGTCAGCGACCTGCGCACCGATCCGTGGGACTTCCAGGTCCTGCAGTGA
- a CDS encoding redoxin domain-containing protein yields MILGTGAIAPEFDLSDQFGAPQRLGARRGIRGVVLVFVPFAFSRTCTGELHDLDAHADLFAASGADLLVASVDAKYALRAWAESEGVGLTLVSDFWPHGAVARAYGAFDERAGHARRATFAIGADGVIRSSFMTGPGEPRPMGAYREALSAL; encoded by the coding sequence GTGATCCTGGGCACCGGGGCGATCGCGCCCGAGTTCGACCTTTCCGACCAGTTCGGCGCCCCGCAGCGGCTGGGCGCTCGCCGGGGCATCCGTGGCGTCGTGCTCGTCTTCGTCCCGTTCGCGTTCTCGCGCACCTGCACGGGGGAGTTGCACGATCTCGACGCGCACGCCGACCTGTTCGCGGCATCCGGTGCCGACCTGCTCGTCGCCTCGGTCGACGCCAAGTACGCGCTGCGCGCGTGGGCCGAGTCCGAGGGCGTCGGCCTCACGCTCGTGTCCGATTTCTGGCCGCACGGCGCGGTCGCACGCGCCTACGGCGCCTTCGACGAACGCGCCGGCCACGCGCGACGCGCCACGTTCGCGATCGGCGCCGACGGTGTCATCCGCTCGTCGTTCATGACCGGGCCGGGCGAACCACGCCCTATGGGCGCGTATCGCGAGGCGCTGTCGGCGTTGTGA
- a CDS encoding zinc ribbon domain-containing protein: MKASPADQQQLLRLQSIDTRLQQLAHRLRSLPQTAELTALGERDGAVRARRAEAVGALEDARSELSRIESDVEVVEKRIARDGERLTHTSSMKDVAALESELASLRRRLSDLEDQELVVMEKVESAEAHVADVDAERADIAADVARLEGERDEAAGGLATERDGAERDRAAIAGTVPEDLLAFYEQRRVRGGGVGAALLQQRTCGGCTITLTGSDLEAVRRAAPDEVVQCPECDRILVRTDESGL; this comes from the coding sequence GTGAAGGCCAGCCCCGCCGACCAGCAGCAGCTGCTGCGTCTCCAGTCGATCGACACGCGCCTCCAGCAGCTCGCGCATCGGCTCCGGTCGCTCCCGCAGACCGCGGAGCTCACCGCGCTCGGCGAGCGCGACGGCGCCGTCCGCGCGCGGCGAGCCGAGGCCGTCGGTGCGCTCGAGGACGCGCGGAGCGAGCTGAGCCGCATCGAGTCCGATGTCGAGGTCGTCGAGAAGCGCATCGCGCGCGACGGCGAGCGGCTCACCCACACGTCGTCGATGAAGGATGTCGCGGCGCTCGAGTCCGAGCTGGCCTCGCTCCGCAGGCGGCTCTCCGACCTCGAGGACCAGGAGCTCGTCGTCATGGAGAAGGTCGAGTCCGCCGAGGCGCACGTCGCCGACGTCGACGCCGAGCGCGCCGACATCGCGGCCGACGTGGCGCGCCTCGAGGGCGAGCGCGACGAGGCGGCCGGCGGGCTGGCGACCGAGCGCGACGGCGCCGAGCGCGATCGCGCCGCCATCGCGGGCACCGTGCCCGAGGACCTCCTCGCCTTCTACGAGCAGCGCCGCGTCCGCGGCGGAGGCGTGGGCGCCGCACTCCTGCAGCAGCGCACCTGCGGGGGGTGCACGATCACGCTCACCGGATCCGACCTCGAGGCCGTGCGGCGGGCCGCGCCCGACGAGGTCGTGCAGTGCCCCGAGTGCGACCGCATCCTCGTCCGCACCGACGAGTCGGGCCTCTGA